From Lathamus discolor isolate bLatDis1 chromosome 15, bLatDis1.hap1, whole genome shotgun sequence, a single genomic window includes:
- the CEL gene encoding bile salt-activated lipase isoform X1: MSGLVYIFRLKVLTFCYSLWESRGIAASCLLQSASCKIYAWARRLQWQLLVISPGFQGDSWGRQALGVVLTEGGFVEGENKRLGLFGDYVDIFRGIPFAAPPKTLEDPKPHPGWDGTLQTKKFKNRCMQVTLTQTDVRGSEDCLYLNIWIPQGKRQVSTNMPVMIWIYGGAFLLGGSQGANFLNNYLYDGEEIAVRGNVIVVTINYRVGPLGFLSTGDANLPGNYGLKDQHMAIAWVKRNIKAFGGDPENITIFGESAGAVSVSLQMLTPKNKGLFRRAISQSGVGLCSWAIQKNPLAWAKKLGQSVGCPTDNTTALANCLRISSPKSLTLAYHMQLINLPSPVVHTLALTPVIDGDFLPDMPENLFANAADIDYIAGVNNMDGHIFAGIDLPVINRPLVKITANEIYNLVKGLTVDRGERGANETYSVYTQAWGKNPEQEVMKKTVVDLITDYIFLIPTQWALNLHLQNARSAKTYSYLFSQPSRMPIYPSWVGADHADDLQYVFGKPFATPLGYLPKHRTVSKAMIAYWTNFARTGDPNKGNSNVPITWPPYTSEGSYYLEINNEMNQNSVKQNLKSQYVNFWSSVYQNLPLAATSP, from the exons ATGTCTGGCCTGGTTTACATCTTCAGGCTGAAGGTCCTCACATTCTGCTATTCTCTTTGGGAGAGCAGGGGAATTGCTGCTTCCTGTCTGCTCCAAAGCGCCTCCTGTAAGATATATGCATGGGCACGACGTCTCCAGTGGCAGCTACTTGTCATTTCCCCAGGGTTCCAAGGGGACAGCTGGGGAAGGCAGGCT CTGGGTGTGGTGCTCACCGAGGGAGGTTTTGTGGAAGGCGAGAATAAAAGACTGGGACTCTTTGGGGACTACGTTGACATCTTCAGAGGGATCCCCTTTGCTGCCCCACCAAAGACTCTGGAAGACCCCAAACCTCATCCTGGCTGGGATG GAACACTGCAGACAAAAAAGTTCAAAAATCGCTGCATGCAGGTAACACTTACACAAACTGATGTCCGTGGGAGTGAGGACTGTCTCTATCTGAACATCTGGATCCCTCAGGGGAAGAGACAGG TCTCTACCAACATGCCAGTGATGATCTGGATCTACGGCGGCGCCTTCCTTCTAGGAGGAAGCCAAGGAGCCAACTTCCTCAATAACTACCTTTATGATGGTGAGGAGATCGCTGTGCGGGGCAACGTGATTGTGGTGACCATCAACTATCGCGTGGGGCCCCTGGGCTTCCTGAGCACTGGAGATGCAAACTTGCCAG GGAACTATGGGCTGAAAGACCAGCACATGGCTATTGCCTGGGTGAAGAGGAATATCAAGGCCTTTGGGGGTGACCCAGAAAACATCACCATCTTTGGGGAATCAGCTGGTGCCGTCAGCGTCTCCCTGCAG ATGTTGACCCCAAAGAACAAGGGCCTGTTCAGGAGAGCCATCAGCCAGAGTGGTGTTGGTCTCTGCAGCTGGGCCATTCAGAAGAACCCACTCGCCTGGGCTAAGAAG cttggACAAAGTGTGGGATGCCCCACAGACAACACCACCGCCTTAGCCAACTGCCTGCGCATCTCCAGCCCCAAATCTTTGACGCTGGCCTACCATATGCAGCTGATCAACCTGCCCT ctcctgtggTTCACACACTTGCCCTCACTCCTGTCATCGATGGAGACTTCCTCCCAGACATGCCAGAGAACCTCTTTGCCAATGCTGCTGACATTGACTATATCGCTGGAGTTAATAACATGGATGGACACATTTTTGCTGGCATTGATTTACCTGTTATCAATCGCCCACTTGTGAAAATCACTGC GAATGAGATCTATAATTTGGTCAAAGGACTTACTGTGGACAGGGGTGAGCGTGGAGCCAATGAGACCTACAGTGTCTACACGCAAGCATGGGGCAAAAACCCAGAGCAGGAGGTCATGAAGAAGACAGTGGTGGACCTGATTACTGACTACATCTTCCTGATTCCCACGCAGTGGGCACTGAATCTGCATCTGCAGAATGCCCG GAGTGCCAAGACATACAGCTACTTGTTCTCCCAGCCATCCCGAATGCCCATCTACCCAAGCTGGGTAGGTGCAGACCATGCTGATGACCTGCAGTACGTGTTTGGGAAACCCTTTGCCACACCTCTGGGCTACCTGCCCAAGCACAGGACTGTCTCAAAGGCCATGATTGCTTACTGGACCAATTTTGCAAGGACAGG TGATCCTAACAAAGGGAATTCAAATGTGCCCATTACCTGGCCACCCTACACCAGTGAGGGCAGTTACTACCTGGAAATCAACAACGAGATGAACCAAAACTCCGTGAAGCAGAATCTGAAATCGCAGTATGTGAACTTCTGGAGCTCTGTCTATCAGAATCTGCCGCTGGCTGCAACATCACCCTGA
- the CEL gene encoding bile salt-activated lipase isoform X2, producing MKPAGKNTFQQAKTGSWHRHTVALLDIYESPLGNWLLGCMLTMAHWEILCFALCTFLVVAQAATLGVVLTEGGFVEGENKRLGLFGDYVDIFRGIPFAAPPKTLEDPKPHPGWDGTLQTKKFKNRCMQVTLTQTDVRGSEDCLYLNIWIPQGKRQVSTNMPVMIWIYGGAFLLGGSQGANFLNNYLYDGEEIAVRGNVIVVTINYRVGPLGFLSTGDANLPGNYGLKDQHMAIAWVKRNIKAFGGDPENITIFGESAGAVSVSLQMLTPKNKGLFRRAISQSGVGLCSWAIQKNPLAWAKKLGQSVGCPTDNTTALANCLRISSPKSLTLAYHMQLINLPSPVVHTLALTPVIDGDFLPDMPENLFANAADIDYIAGVNNMDGHIFAGIDLPVINRPLVKITANEIYNLVKGLTVDRGERGANETYSVYTQAWGKNPEQEVMKKTVVDLITDYIFLIPTQWALNLHLQNARSAKTYSYLFSQPSRMPIYPSWVGADHADDLQYVFGKPFATPLGYLPKHRTVSKAMIAYWTNFARTGDPNKGNSNVPITWPPYTSEGSYYLEINNEMNQNSVKQNLKSQYVNFWSSVYQNLPLAATSP from the exons ATGAAGCCAGCAGGAAAGAACACTTTCCAGCA AGCCAAGACTGGGTCATGGCATCGACACACAGTGGCACTGCTAGATATATATGAGTCTCCACTTGGGAACTGGCTCCTTGGGTGTATGCTCACCATGGCTCACTGGGAGATCCTGTGCTTTGCCTTGTGCACCTTCCTTGTGGTAGCACAGGCTGCAACC CTGGGTGTGGTGCTCACCGAGGGAGGTTTTGTGGAAGGCGAGAATAAAAGACTGGGACTCTTTGGGGACTACGTTGACATCTTCAGAGGGATCCCCTTTGCTGCCCCACCAAAGACTCTGGAAGACCCCAAACCTCATCCTGGCTGGGATG GAACACTGCAGACAAAAAAGTTCAAAAATCGCTGCATGCAGGTAACACTTACACAAACTGATGTCCGTGGGAGTGAGGACTGTCTCTATCTGAACATCTGGATCCCTCAGGGGAAGAGACAGG TCTCTACCAACATGCCAGTGATGATCTGGATCTACGGCGGCGCCTTCCTTCTAGGAGGAAGCCAAGGAGCCAACTTCCTCAATAACTACCTTTATGATGGTGAGGAGATCGCTGTGCGGGGCAACGTGATTGTGGTGACCATCAACTATCGCGTGGGGCCCCTGGGCTTCCTGAGCACTGGAGATGCAAACTTGCCAG GGAACTATGGGCTGAAAGACCAGCACATGGCTATTGCCTGGGTGAAGAGGAATATCAAGGCCTTTGGGGGTGACCCAGAAAACATCACCATCTTTGGGGAATCAGCTGGTGCCGTCAGCGTCTCCCTGCAG ATGTTGACCCCAAAGAACAAGGGCCTGTTCAGGAGAGCCATCAGCCAGAGTGGTGTTGGTCTCTGCAGCTGGGCCATTCAGAAGAACCCACTCGCCTGGGCTAAGAAG cttggACAAAGTGTGGGATGCCCCACAGACAACACCACCGCCTTAGCCAACTGCCTGCGCATCTCCAGCCCCAAATCTTTGACGCTGGCCTACCATATGCAGCTGATCAACCTGCCCT ctcctgtggTTCACACACTTGCCCTCACTCCTGTCATCGATGGAGACTTCCTCCCAGACATGCCAGAGAACCTCTTTGCCAATGCTGCTGACATTGACTATATCGCTGGAGTTAATAACATGGATGGACACATTTTTGCTGGCATTGATTTACCTGTTATCAATCGCCCACTTGTGAAAATCACTGC GAATGAGATCTATAATTTGGTCAAAGGACTTACTGTGGACAGGGGTGAGCGTGGAGCCAATGAGACCTACAGTGTCTACACGCAAGCATGGGGCAAAAACCCAGAGCAGGAGGTCATGAAGAAGACAGTGGTGGACCTGATTACTGACTACATCTTCCTGATTCCCACGCAGTGGGCACTGAATCTGCATCTGCAGAATGCCCG GAGTGCCAAGACATACAGCTACTTGTTCTCCCAGCCATCCCGAATGCCCATCTACCCAAGCTGGGTAGGTGCAGACCATGCTGATGACCTGCAGTACGTGTTTGGGAAACCCTTTGCCACACCTCTGGGCTACCTGCCCAAGCACAGGACTGTCTCAAAGGCCATGATTGCTTACTGGACCAATTTTGCAAGGACAGG TGATCCTAACAAAGGGAATTCAAATGTGCCCATTACCTGGCCACCCTACACCAGTGAGGGCAGTTACTACCTGGAAATCAACAACGAGATGAACCAAAACTCCGTGAAGCAGAATCTGAAATCGCAGTATGTGAACTTCTGGAGCTCTGTCTATCAGAATCTGCCGCTGGCTGCAACATCACCCTGA